The following coding sequences are from one Diadema setosum chromosome 9, eeDiaSeto1, whole genome shotgun sequence window:
- the LOC140233114 gene encoding transmembrane protein 208-like — MPPKGKVATKGQKQIATENAETLKFYSNIMLAASIIYVGLRLLWRYESFTWWNWLVLAFASAIYFGCYHFMSSMAKPKYSEKGTVVDGGLDLNMQSGMGEHIKDIILVTAIVQVLGVFSEYFWLIWFVVPGRAFYLLWVNILSPWIFAPPPEVDEKKQKKMERRQNRRF; from the exons ATGCCG CCCAAAGGCAAGGTAGCAACCAAGGGACAAAAGCAGATTGCAACAGAAAATGCTGAAACACTCAAATTTTATAGCAACATCATGCTGGCAGCATCTATCATATATGTGGGACTGAGGCTGCTATGGAGATATGAATCTTTCACCTGGTGGAACTGG CTTGTTTTAGCCTTTGCATCAGCAATTTACTTTGGTTGTTATCACTTCATGAGCTCGATGGCCAAGCCGAAATATTCTGAAAAGGGGACAGTTGTAGATGGGGGACTGGATCTCAACATGCAATCTGGAATGGGAGA GCACATCAAAGACATCATTCTAGTGACAGCAATTGTACAGGTTCTAGGGGTCTTCTCAGAATACTTTTGGCTGATATGGTTTGTCGTGCCTGGTCGAGCGTTCTATCTCCTCTGGGTCAACATCCTGTCACCATGGATATTTGCACCACCCCCTGAAGTTGATgaaaagaagcagaagaagatgGAGAGACGACAAAATAGAAGATTCTAA